Part of the Lujinxingia vulgaris genome, GCCAGGGATTCGCGGTAGCGTTGCTACAGCTTCATCCCTGCCTCCTTGCTGGACTTCGCCCTGGATGCGCTCGGGTTTTTGGGTGCGCTCGGGTTGGGGGGCTGTAGGGAGGTTAGCGCCAGCGCAGGTTGTCGACGACAAGCTGCTCGCCGGCGCTTTCGAGGCGCAGGTTAAAGGCGCCGCTGATGTTCAGGTCCTGAAGTTCGAGGGTGTGCACGGTGGTGTCTTCGCCGCTCTCGGCGCCAAAAGGTTCAGTCTGCCCGATGAGATCGCCGTTGATGTAGACTTTGAGCGTGCGGCTGCCGGTGCCGATGAAGGCTTTGCGCACATCGACCAGCAGGAGACCCACGCCGCCGGGGATCGTTTCGGCGCTGATGGAACTGCCGGTCCGGAGGATGATGCCTTTGCCATCGATGGGGTAGTTCTGTTCGCCCCGCGCGTCATCGAGCACCCAGGTGATGCCGTCGTCGCCCACAAGAAGGTCGTTGGAGTACGAATTGTCGCTGAGCGCGTGGTTTTCAAAATCCTCAAAGCCGCCGGCGTTGGAGGCTTCCCAGGCGCCGGCGGTGCAGAAGGCGCGGTCGGGGCGAGGTTGGGAGCGCTGGTCTTCGGTCAGGGGTTGATCCCAGGCGTCGAGGCAGGACGTCGCGGGCAGGCTGAGCGTGGGGATGGAGGCCGGGGCCACGGCTGCGGTGTGGGTGGGGCCGCCGTTGTCGGCCAGGGAGAGCAGCGGGGAGGGGAGGGCGGTGGTGAGGCTGAGGGTGTCGGAGTCGGCGGGGGTGAAGGAGCCTGCGGAGGTGCGGCCGACGTAGTTGTGGCCCAGGGAGGCGACGGGGTTTGCGCCGGTGTCGTTGACGATTTTGAGTTCGTTGAGGTCGGCGCCGGTGGGGGGGTTGCCGGCGATGATGCTGGCGCGCAGGGTCATGGGGGTGAGGCCGTCGCCGTAGCTCATGACGCCGGCGCCTTCGGCTGCGCTGTTGCCTGTGACCGTCACGAAGGAGAGGGAGGCGGCGCCGTCGAACTGGTAGTAGGCGCCGCCGCGCTGAGTGGCGCTGTTGTTGGCAAAGGTGGTGTTTTCGACCTCGCTTGCGCAGCCGCTGCGCACCGCGCCGCCGTGGGTGCCGGCGGTGTTGCCGGTGAAGAGGGAGCGGCGAAGGGTCAGCGGGCCGCAGCCCGAGGCGTTTTCCACGAAGATGGCGCCGCCGTCGACGGCGGCGTCGTTGTTCTCAAAGTGGGTGTCTTCGACGACAAGGGAGGGGCCGTTGACGAAGATGGCGCCGCCTTCTTCGGAGGCGCTGTTGTCGCGCAAAAAGACGCCGGAGAGCAGGGCGTCGTTGCCGCTGCCGCTGATGGCGATGGCGCCGCCGCGGGCGGCGCTGTTGTTGATAAGATGCAGGTTGCTAAGCGTCAGGGGGGCATTGGCGGTGATGGCGCCGCCGACTCCGGAGGAGGCGACATCTCGCAGGGTCATGTTCTCAAAGCGCACCTCATCGGTGCCGATGATCGAGAAGATGCCGGTGGGCTGGTCGGCCACAAGGATGGTCTGGCCGGGGCCCTGGCCGATGATGCTGAGCGCCTTGTTGATGGCGATGGTGCCCTGGTTGATGGTCAGGGGGGCGAGTCCGGGGGCAAAGGTGATCTCGGTGCCGGGATTGACCGAGGTGACGATGGCGCGTAGCGAGCCGGGCTGGCCGTCGGTGGCGGTGCGCACTTCGGCGGGGTTAAGGGCGGTGATGGTGGCGGAGGCCACTTGCTCGGAGCGGACCTCGACGGGCTGGTCGAGGCCCTCGAAGTCCAGGGGGTTGTTAAAGGCGTCGGTGGGGGCGGTGCCGGTGAGGCGGACGCGGTGGTCGC contains:
- a CDS encoding right-handed parallel beta-helix repeat-containing protein, coding for MNVSTLRNTLTIFALAGLLAACAGDATPLEELPEPDASADVDAGDDTDLSDTPDTELPDTDTPDAPLPDADEPDADTDEPDADEPDVEDPIGPILEFGNDLELSATVGESATGELAVANRGDQPLTLTLEPSDPALVLTPTSAELAADQDATIGVEVACTEPGSFTYAITLTSNDPQAPISQRDVTLSCEALPLGELVISARGLPSGTSFETTISGPGGFEASLGAPTSVPDLEPGDYTLSFAEVSAPPAIYRAEPIEVSVSAQAGTVAQADFEAIDGSLSINVTLPAGSAASFEVVDATGQRVGQFSTNGPGGATLTLAPGDHRVRLTGTAPTDAFNNPLDFEGLDQPVEVRSEQVASATITALNPAEVRTATDGQPGSLRAIVTSVNPGTEITFAPGLAPLTINQGTIAINKALSIIGQGPGQTILVADQPTGIFSIIGTDEVRFENMTLRDVASSGVGGAITANAPLTLSNLHLINNSAARGGAIAISGSGNDALLSGVFLRDNSASEEGGAIFVNGPSLVVEDTHFENNDAAVDGGAIFVENASGCGPLTLRRSLFTGNTAGTHGGAVRSGCASEVENTTFANNSATQRGGAYYQFDGAASLSFVTVTGNSAAEGAGVMSYGDGLTPMTLRASIIAGNPPTGADLNELKIVNDTGANPVASLGHNYVGRTSAGSFTPADSDTLSLTTALPSPLLSLADNGGPTHTAAVAPASIPTLSLPATSCLDAWDQPLTEDQRSQPRPDRAFCTAGAWEASNAGGFEDFENHALSDNSYSNDLLVGDDGITWVLDDARGEQNYPIDGKGIILRTGSSISAETIPGGVGLLLVDVRKAFIGTGSRTLKVYINGDLIGQTEPFGAESGEDTTVHTLELQDLNISGAFNLRLESAGEQLVVDNLRWR